Part of the Microbulbifer salipaludis genome is shown below.
ACCCACCAGTTCGTTCACCAGCCCCGGCGGCAGCATCACGGTTTCCTTCAGCGTACTGTTGCCCCTGGCAACCAGGGGCTGAGCCACTTCGTAAACAACCCGATCGCCTACCAGGAACTGGCCGCTTTCCGACACGGCATTGATACTGCCAATGTCGCCATTCAGGCTCCACGCCAGCATCATCTGCCGCGACTTGCCGCTCACGGTCTGCGTCGGCGGTGATGCTTCGACCTGCGCCAGGCGACCACTGGCGTCGAGATCAAACAGAATATGATTGGACAGGCTGCCGGCGGCTCCGGCAAACACCCGGCGGTAGCCCACCCGGCGCACACCCTTGGCGTGCCAGCTGCGCGCCTGTGCCGGGGAAATCTGCACCACTTCCGTTACTTCGCCCCGGTCGCCGCTGAACTCCAGAATCTGGTCTACCACGGCCAGCTCTTTGTTGTTGTCCAGATTCACGAAAACACCGCGCGGTGAAGCCGCGCCGCCTTTACTGGCCACCCGCCAAGTCACGGTCTCGCGGTAGCCTTCATTGGCATTCAGCCAGCCGTCACCGGGGTCGACAGTGATAATCTGTTGTGCGTTCACGGAGGAACCGAGTACGGCAGCAATGATGATTGCGCCTGCCCCGAGCAGGGTGAGTAGTAACTGTTTGTTCATAGCGGTCTCCCAGGGAGTGCGGGCATGGTCACAGGGTAGGGTCCTGCTGATCATCTCAGAAATTGGCTGTCGCGCCTAACGCACACCCAACCTGCTTCTGCTACCCTGCTCTCGCGGCCCCGCGCCTGCCGCTACGGAATGTAGCAGGGCGATCCTAGAATCGTGTGGACTCCGGCAACCAAGAGAAGCTGGCCCCATGCCTGAAAATCGTGCTTGCAACACAATCCTTACGGCCTCCAGAGCCATGCGCTGGTACTGCGCACTCTCATTCGCTGTTTTTTCCACGCTGATCCTGACCGGCTGCCCGGATCCCACCAAAAAATACACACTGGACCCGCGCGACCTGGTGAGCAACGGGCTTGGCGAGCAGTCGGCCCGCACGGCGGCACCGTTTGGGGACGACATGGTGCGTTACCTGATGGGTCAGGAAAGAGAAGAGGGCGATACGTTTATTCTGGGCGTGGATTTTGAACCCGGCGCCTTTGCGCCAAAAATGGAAAGCCTGCATGACATTGAGGCCTTGCTGGTGATTATGCGGGATTTCCCGGCACTGAAAATCGTGGTCGAAGGGCACACGGATAACGCGGGCGATGCGAAGAAGAACCGCAAGTTGTCCCAATGGCGTGCCAACTGGGTGCGCCAGTTCCTGCTGGAAAGGGGGATCGACAGTGCGCGCGTAGAGGCTGCCGGCCTCGGGGACTCTGACCCGATCGCAGACAACGATACCCAGCGCGGCCGAGAAAAGAATCGGCGCCTGGTGGTGCGCGTTATCGATTTTGATGGCAAGCCCATCAATGTGCAGATGGACGGTGCCAAAAAAGAGCGTAATTAATATAGTGCACTGGCGATGCCGCTCGCCGGCATCGCCACATGTGCGTCTTGGCGCAGGCCGATGATCGGAACCATCAGGACGACTGGGTGTTATCCAGATCCAGCGCCTTCAAAATATCCGCGGTGGGGTTTACCTGGTTCATGGTGTAAAAGTGCAGCCCCGGTGCACCGCCTTCCAGCAGGGTTTCGCACAGGTCGGTGACGATCTCAAGGCCAAGCTTTTTCATGTCTTCCGGGTTGCGGAAACTCTCCATGCGATACTTCAGCCAGCGCGGAATCTCTGCGCCGCAGTTGCGTGAGAAGCGCGCCAGATTGGTGAAATTAGTGATCGGCATAATGCCCGGGTAAATCGGCGCGTCGATACCGGCCTTTTCACACTGATCCAGGAAATAGAAATACGCATCCGGGTTGTAGAAGTACTGAGTCAGTGCGCTGTTCGCGCCCGCCTCAAATTTGCCCTTTAGGAAGCGGATGTCGTCGTCGTAGCTATCCGCTTCCGGGTGAATTTCCGGGTAGGCGGCTACCTCCAGTTGGAAGTGGTCGCCGGTGTGGCGGCGGATGAACGCCACCAGCTCATTGGCGTACACCAGTTGCGCGACCGAGCCCATGCCCGAGGGCATATCGCCGCGCAGGGCGACGATGCGGTCTACGCCCGCTTCCTTGTAGCGCTCCAGCAGGCCCAGCACGATTTCTTCGTTGTCGCCACCGAACGACAGGTGCGGCGCGATGGAAATGCCATCCCTGCGTAGGCTGGTGACAATATTCGCGGTGGTGTCGCGGGTGGTACCGCCGGCACCGTAGGTTACTGAGAAAAACTCGGGATTAAATGCCTGCAGCTGCTCGCGGGTGTTATACAGTTTGCCCCGGCCCTCTTCGGTCTTTGGCGGGAAAAATTCAAAACTGATGCGTAATTTGCTCATTGTTCTTTTCCATTCCCTCGGCACACGGGAACCCGGGAGCGGGCCCGGGTTCCTGTGCGGAGGTGTTTAATACTTGTAACTTTCCGGCTTGTAAGGGCCATCTACGGAAACGCCGATGTATTTCGCCTGGTCGTCGGTCATGCGGGTAATCACACCGCCAAAGCCTTCCACCATGTACTTGGCCACTTCCTCGTCCAGGTGCTTCGGCAGCACTTTCACGTACAGCGCGGAGACCTTCTGGTCCGCCGGCAGGCCGGCGAACTTTTCGCTGTACAGGTAAATCTGGGCCAGCACCTGGTTGGCGAAAGAGCCGTCCATGATGCGGCTGGGGTGACCGGTGGCATTGCCCAGGTTTACCAGGCGGCCTTCGGACAGCAGCAACAGGTG
Proteins encoded:
- a CDS encoding OmpA family protein translates to MPENRACNTILTASRAMRWYCALSFAVFSTLILTGCPDPTKKYTLDPRDLVSNGLGEQSARTAAPFGDDMVRYLMGQEREEGDTFILGVDFEPGAFAPKMESLHDIEALLVIMRDFPALKIVVEGHTDNAGDAKKNRKLSQWRANWVRQFLLERGIDSARVEAAGLGDSDPIADNDTQRGREKNRRLVVRVIDFDGKPINVQMDGAKKERN
- the metF gene encoding methylenetetrahydrofolate reductase [NAD(P)H], with the protein product MSKLRISFEFFPPKTEEGRGKLYNTREQLQAFNPEFFSVTYGAGGTTRDTTANIVTSLRRDGISIAPHLSFGGDNEEIVLGLLERYKEAGVDRIVALRGDMPSGMGSVAQLVYANELVAFIRRHTGDHFQLEVAAYPEIHPEADSYDDDIRFLKGKFEAGANSALTQYFYNPDAYFYFLDQCEKAGIDAPIYPGIMPITNFTNLARFSRNCGAEIPRWLKYRMESFRNPEDMKKLGLEIVTDLCETLLEGGAPGLHFYTMNQVNPTADILKALDLDNTQSS